A genomic region of Lates calcarifer isolate ASB-BC8 linkage group LG9, TLL_Latcal_v3, whole genome shotgun sequence contains the following coding sequences:
- the inka2 gene encoding PAK4-inhibitor INKA2 produces MEEQQQLSKPESRNMDACLRRLKQELLSMKEAGDGLHAQMNSMMGALQELKLLQVQTALENLDISGRPINRGIPHPAPPAPPEASAAAASVSENGSCFSQTMPQEPSLSPMPSPRPPVESRNTFSRDDDSPSPNRSSLGTSSSSASSLESESERSSRTTRSENDLESIPRRWSGYTAPQVDFYGPMVGNPPPEPYPHPQAPRRAQAVDLPGILYSLSREGPSLDSDYSQDSTDDASDWTSSLMSRSRNRQPLVLGDNVFADLVGNWLDLPEVEREEVEEEERGKRREERTADGGADRPDTPAHPLRLSRSQEICRKFSLTTNIFKKFLRSVRPDRDKLLKERPGWMAPELPEGDLFKRPKKLGPKSSKGSFYLPFWANGQQGKGRPCPHPAEAERNLQHHQLHQHHFHQQPFTGIYLDRRQPETGLEKMQPLFDYNTAVWV; encoded by the coding sequence cTGTCTATGAAGGAAGCCGGTGATGGCCTCCATGCTCAGATGAATTCAATGATGGGAGCCCTCCAGGAACTCAAGCTCCTCCAGGTTCAGACAGCGTTAGAAAACCTTGACATTTCCGGTCGTCCCATTAACAGAGGGATCCCCCATCCTGCTCCACCAGCTCCGCCCGAggcatcagctgcagcagcttcagtgtcaGAAAACGGGTCCTGCTTTAGCCAAACCATGCCACAGGAGCCCAGCCTGAGTCCGATGCCAAGTCCGCGGCCGCCGGTGGAGAGCAGAAACACCTTCAGCCGAGATGACGACAGCCCGTCTCCAAACAGAAGCAGCCTGGGAACCTCGTCGTCCTCGGCCTCCAGTCTGGAGAGCGAGAGCGAAAGAAGCTCAAGAACGACAAGAAGTGAGAACGACCTGGAGTCGATACCCAGGAGGTGGTCGGGATACACCGCCCCCCAAGTGGACTTCTACGGCCCGATGGTGGGGAACCCTCCACCGGAGCCTTACCCTCACCCACAGGCGCCCCGTCGTGCTCAGGCGGTGGACCTGCCCGGCATCCTGTACAGCCTGTCCAGAGAGGGACCTTCACTGGACAGCGACTACTCCCAGGACAGCACGGATGACGCCAGCGACTGGACCTCTTCACTCATGAGCCGCAGCCGCAACCGTCAGCCCTTGGTGCTGGGCGACAACGTCTTCGCCGACCTGGTGGGTAACTGGCTGGACCTGCCcgaggtggagagggaggaggtggaggaagaggagagggggaagaggagggaggagaggacggCAGACGGAGGAGCAGACAGGCCAGACACGCCGGCTCACCCTCTCCGCCTCAGCCGCTCGCAGGAGATCTGCAGGAAGTTTTCGCTGACCACAAACATCTTCAAGAAGTTCCTGCGTAGCGTCCGGCCCGACAGGGACAAGCTGCTCAAGGAGAGGCCCGGGTGGATGGCTCCTGAGCTGCCCGAGGGCGACCTCTTCAAACGGCCGAAGAAACTGGGTCCTAAAAGTTCAAAAGGCAGCTTCTACCTGCCGTTCTGGGCAAACGGACAGCAGGGCAAAGGCAGGCCGTGTCCACATCCAGCCGAAGCAGAGCGGAACCTCCAACACCATCAACTCCACCAACACCACTTCCACCAGCAGCCGTTCACAGGGATTTATTTAGACAGGAGACAGCCAGAGACTGGCCTGGAGAAAATGCAGCCCTTGTTTGACTACAACACAGCTGTGTGGGTCTGA